A genomic region of Clavibacter michiganensis subsp. insidiosus contains the following coding sequences:
- a CDS encoding Dabb family protein, with protein MTIDDRPALTDAQLTARDHVPGLVHHVVLFRLRDDAAPADRDEVERRFRALAGSPHPDGSGPYIRSLHAGRQSSPEGVGRGFELGFVLTFSSEGDRNLYLGEPLIADPARIDAQHASFKEFVRPLLAPDPRGVLVFDFTEPSTSADGSAGAPAA; from the coding sequence ATGACCATCGACGACCGCCCCGCCCTCACCGACGCCCAGCTCACCGCCCGCGACCACGTCCCCGGGCTCGTGCACCACGTCGTGCTGTTCCGGCTCCGCGACGACGCGGCGCCCGCCGACCGCGACGAGGTGGAGCGGCGGTTCCGGGCGCTCGCCGGCTCCCCGCACCCGGACGGCTCGGGGCCGTACATCCGCTCGCTGCACGCCGGTCGGCAGTCGAGCCCCGAGGGCGTCGGCCGCGGATTCGAGCTCGGCTTCGTGCTGACCTTCTCCTCGGAGGGCGACCGCAACCTCTACCTCGGGGAGCCGCTCATCGCGGATCCGGCGCGCATCGACGCGCAGCATGCGTCCTTCAAGGAGTTCGTGAGGCCGCTGCTCGCACCGGATCCGCGCGGGGTGCTGGTGTTCGACTTCACCGAACCGTCGACGTCGGCGGATGGATCAGCGGGGGCGCCAGCGGCCTGA